The Chrysemys picta bellii isolate R12L10 chromosome 5, ASM1138683v2, whole genome shotgun sequence DNA segment TGCTGCTCATTTCCTGTAAAAAAGCTGAAAAATGAGATGCTAAGTGGGGCAGACAATGAACAAGGAAGAGCGGCTGTCAGCGATGCTAACCAGAACATCCACCGGGGAAGAGGCTCTGGCAGCATAAAGACACCATAGCCTTCTCTCTACTGAGGGTCTGTAGGAACCAGTGCTGAACCCTCCTCTCAGGGATTCATTGtcaatatttacaaatatttgtttGTCATCACTGTCCATATACAATATGGTAATGAAGGCTCTGCACAGACACTAGGAAAAGGCAGTCCCTGTGCCCAAGACTTCACAAGCTGAAAAGTCAAAAGCTAGCTGAAGGTTGAGGGAAAGGATTACAACACATACaatgctttttcttcttttcaaagAAACACTCTGCAGAAATAGTGACATATCTTGAAAATAATTTTAGTATTCAATAAGCTATTTCTACAAGAAATTGCTTGTccccagctctcattgacttcagtgggagctggagtgCATAGAAAGTGTAAGCACCCTACAGCTCAAACTTTGTACACAAAATGAAATCTGcagatttggggggaggaaggggggaataACTAGAGGGTGTTTTCTTAAAAAGCAGTTTGTTGGAACCTAGCTATTTATTGAACATAAAAAAGGACTAGGTTAGTAAATATCACATTACTATTAGGTTTATGAATATTTGACTAAAGTATTCACTGATCTGTGAAAGACTGGTGCAGGTAGTAATTAATGTAATGTTTTTCATTCCAAAGTTAAACagagcagaaaaagaaaaaggaactgaAAGCCAAACAGAAAATCATTCTGGCACATTTATGTATAATCTGATTTTCTTGACGTAATATTTTAAACACTTGATATATTTTTCATGTTCCAAGGGCTTTACAATAATAACTACTCCTAACATCTTATTGAAGATAGTCAGTAGAGACTATTTTTCAAGTTTGGCTTTTTTAACACTAATAATTCATGTTATGCTTATTCTATCCCTCTTTTAAATTTTAGGTAAAATCATGTCTAACCAACTCTGGAAAGGGTGGGTCATCTACATGGTCATAACGGCAAATCTTTCTGAAGAAAAAACCACGATGCAGATGTGTCCTTCATGTGATGCCACTCATTTCTGTGACTGTTCTTCAATGAATTTGAGCACCATTCCTTCAGGGCTAACAACTGATATCATGGGGCTAAATCTGTCCTACAACAGCATAAAATATGTCAGAGAAACTGATCTGCTGGTGGGGGTGAATCTGAGAGTGCTGCTGCTGCAATTCAACCAAATTTGGACAATAGATAAGGAATCATTTATATTCCTTGGAAAATTGGAACATTTGGATTTATCAAATAATAAGTTGACTCACTTGTCACCCATTTGGTTTAGACATCTTTTTTCCCTACAGCACCTAAACATACAGGGTAATTTATATACAACACTGGGGGAGAATCCCTTGTTTTCTAATCTCAAAAATTTGAGATATCTGCACCTGGGGAATAACAATTCCTTCTCTGCTATACGGAAGCAAGACTTTGATGGAATTACCGTTCTTGAGCAACTTGAGATTGATGGTCAAAGGCTCAGGCAATATGAATCAGGGAGTTTGATAACAGTTAACATAAATCATATCATCATAAACATAAATGACGTTCAGGTGTTATCAGTGATGGTAGAAGATTTTATACATTCTGTAATATGTTTAGAACTGAGACATATAGCCTTCAATACAGCTAATGAATCTTCATTATTGGAGCCAATGAGTCATTCTGTCATGGAGAAATTTGtgttaaaaaatgttttgtttacagATGCAAGTATTGACAAAATGTTAAACATCTTGGTGCATGCTGAGCAATtgttggagctggagctggacaATTCTATACTGCAGGGAACGGGACACTGGCATGAACCAATTAAAATAAAGAGAAGAAGCCCCATGGAAGTTGTGACAATACAGAGATTAACTATAGAaaaattttatttgttttcagatCTTAGCAGTTTAAAAAATCTTGTAGGTAACATCACTAAAATCACAGTTGTAAATACTAAGGTCTTCTTGGTGCCTTgcaacatttcaaaacatttttcctcACTCCTTTATCTTGATCTCAGTGAAAATTTGCTTGCAGATCCAAATTTGGAACATTCATCCTGTGATGGTGCATGGCCCTTGCTGCAAACTTTCAATTTAAGTCAAAATACATTGGGTGATTTACAAATGACGGCACGAAGTCTATCTCATCTAAAACACCTTACTCACCTAGATATTAGCCGAAACAATTTTGGTGAGATTCCAGAATCGTGTCAGTGGCCAGAAAACctgaaatatttaaatatctCAGGCACTCAAATACCCAAATTAACAACGTGCATTCCTCAAACTCTTGAAGTTTTGGATGTTAGTAGTAATAACCTCGatgattttaaattaaagctaCCACGGCTCAAAGAGCTCTATGtttcaaaaaacaaattaaagacCTTGCCAAATGCTCCATTTATTCCTAACTTAATAGCCCTGAGAATCAGCAGAAACAAATTAACCAGTTTCTCGAAAGAAGAGTTTGGATCATTTAGGAAAATGGAGACACTGGATGCAGGTGACAATAATTTCATCTGCTCTTGTGAATTTCTCTCCTTCATTCAATATCAGGAGGGAATAGCTAATGTCTTGGCTAACTGGCCAGAGAATTACATCTGTGACTCTCCGTCCTCTGTGAGAGGGCAGCAGGTAAAAGCTGCTCGGCTTTCGCTGTTTGAATGTCACAGAACTTTGGCCGTGTCCTTAATTTGCATTCTGGTGGTTTTGGTAATCCTGCTTACTGTGATCCTGGGCTACAAACTTCATGTGATCTGGTACATGAAAATGACCTGGGCTTGGCTTCAAGCAAAAAGGAAACCCAAGAAATCACACAATCATGACTTCTGCTATGATGCTTTTGTTTCCTACAGTGAAAGAGACTCCGAATGGGTTGAAAACTTAATGGTACAGGAACTTGAGAATGCTATCCCCCCATTTAAACTGTGCCTTCATAAACGGGACTTTGTGCCTGGGAAGTGGATCATTGACAACATCATTGACTCCATTGAAAAAAGTCATAAAACTCTGTTTGTGCTGTCAGAGCACTTTGTGCAGAGCGAGTGGTGCAAGTATGAGCTGGAGTTCTCGCACTTCCGTCTCTTTGATGAGCATAATGATGCAGCAATTTTGATCCTTTTGGAGCCTATTCAGGAGGAAACAATTCCCAAAAGATTCTGTAAACTGAGGAAAATAATGAACACAAAGACCTACCTTGAATGGCCTCTTGACGAAGGTCAGCAACagatattttggtttaatttgaaAATAGCATTAAAATACTAGAAAAGGTCTGTCAAGACTGAGCCAGTAATGAGTCCACtataagggcctgatcccattacatttgcaggattaggctcctaaatttcCCAGAAAGCTGAAAACACTGGAGTTTCTACATGGTGTTATGAAAAtagtttttaatctttttatgttttgtttttgccatGTATTGTCTCCACATTTCAATTGACAGTAATGAAATTTGTGTTAAGGAAATATATGAATTGAGGACAGAAAATTGTTTAGAGATTTGTCCATGTCGTCTCTGCATACGTGTCTATAAAAAGGCTGTAGTGCGAGAATATGCAATATCTGGTGCAATTCTGTATTCGTTATATAAACCATTTAAAACCAAATGTAGTCATCCTATTTATTTATATACTTAAGATTATATTTTTTCTGGCACCCATACCATctaaggcccagctcctcaaaggtattaaggTATCTAACTCCTTTTGAAATCAATTGGAATTGggcacctgaatacctttgaCAACCTGGGCCTAAGGGCCTGCCACATTATTAGACTGGCAATGCAAGGTCATTGATGGACTCCATTGAGTCTTCTACTCTTCACTCTTCCCTGGTTATGGGGCCTTGCTTTGGATATAGATTTTTCTGGGGCGTGGGGGGGTTGAAAATGGTAGTCTGGTTACTTTTTGTAAAGTAAAATAATGTAAAGAAAATAAATCCAGAGTTATAAAACATGTAACCCAAGGAAACATTTGGCTATTGCTCAAATTTGTTGTTAATTCTTTCAAGGCCTGATCtagctcccatttaaatcaattggAAAACTTCCCATTTTACTTCCATTGGAATTGGTCTAGACCCAGGATAAAAATGTCAAAAGTCCCTATAGCTATGTTTATACTGCAATCACAGGGTGCAACTGCAGGTCTGTACACATACCCAAGCTAGTTTGAATCTAGCTAGATCGGATCCTGCAATGCTGAAGCCACGGCAGTGTGCACTTCAGTGGAGGTTATGCAAACTTGCCTCAAACTCTGGATAACTATTCACAGGGCTAGCCTATGCTGAAGCACATGCTCTCAAGttaactagattaaagctagctccaGTCTCTCTACCTGAGCTGCAATCATACCTGGGCTTACACATGTGTCAGAGCCTGGATAGACTATGCAATAGAAGCATATCCAAAAATGACTTAGGATCCtcagtcctattttcaaaagtgatttagaaaCTTAGGCCCTAACTCCTAACTACCTAATGAAGTAAGAactgctctgaaaaaaaaatccactatctTGCTCCTCTGAGTTCTCCAATTCGTCCTCTTAAAGCTATAGCCTACATCCCACTGCGtcgtaggctcctaaatcacttctgaaaatgggattcAGGCTCTTAGGTTGCTTAGGTACCCAAACCTCACTCCCACTGTAGTCAAGAAAAGTTCTGTAATTGATGTCAATGACAGGAGGATTGGGCCTATTCTCTTAGTTCTTTTTAGTACTGTGGGTCTTTAACACATTCTTTTGGAAGATGTGTCGTTGATTCACTGTTATATAATTATTCAGGTCAGTGTGGGAAGTCCTCTTGCACTTCTCACTAATCCTTTAGCATGCTGTAACTAAATCTGCTTCCCTAACACCTCCCAATTAAGTAACTCTCAGACAGCGCAACATAAAAAGGAAGATTTATTTACACTCGTATTTGCACATGTGAACATAGCCATAAAAACATTATGGAGTCAAAGAATAGTACACACTAAACAGAAATTTACGCTAATGAGCACAATACGTTGAGCTGCTCGTAGTTACGGAACTGCCTGTTGAAATAAGACCTGCTCTGAAGAATTCCACCGCACTGCACCCAAAACTGGAGTTTTGGATCATTAATTTCACCACTCCTTCTtaaaggcaaaacttccactctCTCTGCTCTTCTTATTTGCTGAAGTTTTATGGTTTATTCTTCTTCCATTTCTTATGTTATATATCAAAACCTTAAAGTTGTCCTTAGTTGGCTCCATGTAACTTCAAATTTATCTTGGAATATGATCCATTTAAGTGACGTTCAttatatttttcatttgaaaccTCAATATAAATACTTTTAAAGAATAGGTGATGTTTAGTCTGAATACAGTAGCTGTTATACATACCCTGGAGAAATTACCCTTCCAGGGGCAACTTCACTGACTCATGAACTGCAGAATACACTCTGACATGCACAATCTGTGTTCTAGTCCCTCCTTTTTGGGCTGAGAGTCTGGTACTGCTGAGGCAGTACGTTAGGCAGTCCCTGAGAAGGGAGAATCTCACATAATTTTTGAAATATTACCTCTTTTATAGCTAACACATAGAATTATGGTTAGGGATCTTGCCTTCACCCCTCTTTGGTTGGAGAGATGGTTGCTAAGAGGTGGCCCCTTAgagtatagtgtgtgtgtggggaaataaAGGGAAGCGAcctctctggaaaaaaaatccattcttctTTACTGGGGAATTGGTGGGAGGAAGTCACCAGCAGTGGCCTATGTTTGCAGAAGTTCATAAATCTAGAAATTAAATGGGAGAAAGCATTTTACATTGTTGATACCACAGAGTGGCACTTGTTTTAATTCTGGACAACTCACTTACTAAGGGCTGCTCTACTTCacaaaattaggttggtttaactgcatcGCACAGAACTGTGAAAAATTTCCCATCCTGTGCAATGTAATTAAGTCGATCTAAGCCCCGTGTAGACCCCACTAGGTTGACGAAAGAATTTTTTCGTCAAACTAACTACCGCCTCtgggagaggtggatttactacagtgatggaagaaccccttTCTTGTTGCAGTAGGTGTCTGCACcagagtggcacagctgtgccactgtagcatttttagTGTAACCATAACctaaaaaatattttactattagggtatgtctactcttaaactgctacagtggcacagttgtcatagtgtagacactaccaacgccaacgggaggggttctcctgtcactgttggtaatccacctccctgagaagcggTAGTTAAATTGACATCTGTTGAGCTAGCACGGTGAACAATGGGggtaggttggcatagctacgtctTTCAtggggtgtgggtttttcacactcccaagagatgtagctatgccactgtatgttcccagtgtagaccagcccttagaagtAAAAGGGCTGCAGTGTCTTCAACTACAGTGGAACATACTTGTAGCAAAGTCAATTTGCCATATCAAAACGTAAGGCCCACCCGTGTGCATGACTGTCACACCCTTCCTACACTATACATTTCCTGTTTGACAGTTTGAGGGTAGGAGAATTACAATGTGAAAAAATACATAATATAATAGACATAAAAATGTTAGTTACTGACAGTAAAGATTGAACAAAGACACACTCCACCAACTCAAAAACTTGGAAAGCATGGAAATAAAAAGTTAAGAAGAAGAGTTGTCTGTAGTCCTTACTGCTTTCACATCCCCTACTGTGTCTTTCACTTCCATCTGCAACAGATCCCAGCTTCACTGATCTTGCACTGTAAAGCAAAAGCTTATCGGTGACTTCTGATGCTCTTGTATCAAGAGAGGGGTACATGTGAGGAGATTATTTTGCAGCTTTTATGatggatttcagtggagtttGATTAGTACAAGCAGCTCTTTAAAGAGGGGAGCACCGATACAGCAAAAAACAATGGCGAGAGAGGTGCCTACTAGGACTAGTGGTAAAGACAGGGCTTGTTTATACCTCTCTGCAGGACTACTGGTTGTGAATAGTAGCGTGctccaaagtgctgcactgttaCTTCCTGGTGTGGGTGCTGCGGACATGaattaaaaggttcctagttcaaaTTAAGTTAGTCTTCTGCAAACAGGGCTACCGTAATGCAAAACAGGAGCCTTTTAGTTTGTGCCAACAGCATCCACTCAGGGGAGTGACAGAATAACATTTTGGTACACGCTCCTGTAACCtgaactgtggggcagtgtagacatagcctcagattAATGTTTGCTGCATTTGGGAATAAGTGATCTTGAGTTAGTCCtcacagctgtggctggtcctCCAAATAATCACATGAATGGATGCTGTTAACGCTGGCTGAATAACTGACTATTTGGGTCAGGGTCAGGTCTGAAAAATTAAAGAGAAATCACATTGGGTCAACCCAAAAGGAAACGGTTTCACAATTTTCAGTGAACTGAAATGTTgaaaaatttttcattttcatttcaaggttgtttttttttcaacatttaaaaacagactaaataaggggtaggcaacctatggcacgcatgccgaaggcggcacgcgagctgattttcagtggcacgcacactgcctgggtcctggccaccagtccgggggcctgtgcattttaatgtaattttaaatgaagcttcttaaacattttaaagaccttatttactttacatacaacaatagtttagttatatattatagacttatagaaagagaccttctaaaaacattaaaatttattactggcatgcaaaaccttaaattagagtgactaaatgaagactcgacacaccacttccgaaaggttgccgaTGCCTGGACTAAATAAAACTCAGGGAAATTTCAAAATCAAACATCTTTCTGCaatgaaaaaatataaatattttgttttggaaatacacaaataaaacattttgacatttgcaaatgttttttctttttcggACCTAAACAATGAGCCAAAATCGACCAAAATTCATGAACTGTTTCAGTCGAGCTGAATCTGCAtttgttttcagaaaaaaaaaaaaaaggtttttgcATGTAAAATTTTGCCAAGCTCTTGTGTTGCATTTAAGTTTTATGAGCCAATCCTCAATTTCATCAGCCAATGCTACCTGTCACAGAGTGGCTGGGCCCCTTAAGGGGTGATAGGCCACAGCCCTACCTGGGACAAGCTTAGCTCCTCTCCCCAGATGGGAAGGATGAGTACTAATAAATGAGGTCATGACTAACTGAGGCCAGGCCTACAGATATAAGGGAGAAGCCTGAGGGAGAGTGAGGAACTGGAGTATTACTGTCTCCCACTTGAGCTATGTAGGGCTGGGAGTGTCAGGCAGAACAGAAGCAACTGGCCTGAAGAAGCTGTTGCAGGTCAGTGCTGTAAGGAGCGAGACTGATTCCTGTAGGGAATAAAGGGACTGTTTGGATTATAACCCAGCTTCAGGAAGGAGGGCTAGGGACTCCTGATTCAATGAGAGAGACTGAACTCCGCTCtgagaaggagggatggggggactcctgactccaggagagagaACTGTTCAAACTGTAGAACCCTGGGGCCCGCTGGGGAAGCTGGTATGAAGTACTAATGTCTCTATAGGCTAAAGTGGATCCCCCTCCAGAAGGgagatattttaaaattacatggAATTGGTGACATTTTTGAGGAGCCCTgggagaaagggaaactgaggaagtgTGCTGCAGAACCACCCAGGCCAGGAGAGTGTGCTCAAGAGGTGGCTACCTATTTACACTACCCGTCTTTCAGTAATCTGACTTGAACATCAATCAGTTGGTGCTATTGACATACTTACTAGTGCAGCaaagataaaaaaaatattcagaaatagTCATAATGAGAAAAATAGCCATTTCTTTTACTAACATTGTCCTGTCATAAATGCTCCTTTCAAGGAGACCCTTTCCATGCACACTTTGAGAAAATCGGAAATGTTTTAATTTCATGCTGTTCAAGTAATGTAGTATTGCTGTAACATCAGAGAGGTCCACCTGAGGCTCTTGTAGAGCAGTGCAACAAGAACACCAGAGGTCagtcttaattatatttttacaatatTAATTACAGGATATAAATAGTATTTTACATATTGAAATACCCAACATTTTACATTCTGTGTATAATCACATATCCTAGTCTAAGCCCAGCGAATAGTTAATGACTTGGACTATTCCTATAACAACTGGTTGCCAGGCCACCAGATAGCGGAGCCAATCCAACAGTTGCCCATACATGTTTTGTACGCTCCCACCTAAACTACTGTTAAGGAAATCTGCTGCCAAGATTGTTTAAAGATGAAAAGAGATTTGATATGACATCAGTTCCTTCAGCAATAAGCGAAGAAAAGTACTTGTTTAATGTTCTCAAACATAGTGCTCTCCGGTTCCTCTACagtagtgatactcagactgttGCTCCTGAGCCACAAGTGGCCCTTTAATGTGTCTCTTGCAGCACAtgataattaaatcacacagtattttaatattcaccaatctaagttattaactatcaggatgcttttactatgttattaaccaattaagttatcaacttgcactaagttattCACTTATTTTCTGggagaataatatatataaacaaaatatttcccctGTTGAacagtttaaatatgaatagtactatagtaaatgaaataatgcattcacactactgtggctctttgggtaatgttgattgctaatttggctcctgaaccactgaggtctgagtttCACTGCTCTAGATTACTGTGTTTTGAATGATATTAtcataaaaatgtttaaagtaaAATGTAAACAGTTCCCCCAATGGGAATTGAAATGGGTTGAAAAAGTCAGTAGGGCAAATTCTGCTCCAACTTGAATGGGGTTTCACAAATGCAGCAGCAGAATTTGGGCTACTGTCCTTCCTTCTGGAGAAACTAGGAGAGATACTAACTAGTAAGAAGGAAGTAAAGAAATCTGCTGCTATTACTGGTATTTTAACTggccatatttatttttattttttactcccACCTCTCTCCACTGGATCATAACACAAACTAGCAAAGTCAAAAGAATTAAAA contains these protein-coding regions:
- the TLR2 gene encoding toll-like receptor 2, with the translated sequence MSNQLWKGWVIYMVITANLSEEKTTMQMCPSCDATHFCDCSSMNLSTIPSGLTTDIMGLNLSYNSIKYVRETDLLVGVNLRVLLLQFNQIWTIDKESFIFLGKLEHLDLSNNKLTHLSPIWFRHLFSLQHLNIQGNLYTTLGENPLFSNLKNLRYLHLGNNNSFSAIRKQDFDGITVLEQLEIDGQRLRQYESGSLITVNINHIIININDVQVLSVMVEDFIHSVICLELRHIAFNTANESSLLEPMSHSVMEKFVLKNVLFTDASIDKMLNILVHAEQLLELELDNSILQGTGHWHEPIKIKRRSPMEVVTIQRLTIEKFYLFSDLSSLKNLVGNITKITVVNTKVFLVPCNISKHFSSLLYLDLSENLLADPNLEHSSCDGAWPLLQTFNLSQNTLGDLQMTARSLSHLKHLTHLDISRNNFGEIPESCQWPENLKYLNISGTQIPKLTTCIPQTLEVLDVSSNNLDDFKLKLPRLKELYVSKNKLKTLPNAPFIPNLIALRISRNKLTSFSKEEFGSFRKMETLDAGDNNFICSCEFLSFIQYQEGIANVLANWPENYICDSPSSVRGQQVKAARLSLFECHRTLAVSLICILVVLVILLTVILGYKLHVIWYMKMTWAWLQAKRKPKKSHNHDFCYDAFVSYSERDSEWVENLMVQELENAIPPFKLCLHKRDFVPGKWIIDNIIDSIEKSHKTLFVLSEHFVQSEWCKYELEFSHFRLFDEHNDAAILILLEPIQEETIPKRFCKLRKIMNTKTYLEWPLDEGQQQIFWFNLKIALKY